Within the Salvia hispanica cultivar TCC Black 2014 chromosome 4, UniMelb_Shisp_WGS_1.0, whole genome shotgun sequence genome, the region AAAGGCGCTTATctacaaaatatattgaaaatgcAAGGGTTTCAGAAGTGGAAACAAACGTTCGTGAAAAGGCAAATATGAGAATCTAAAGAAATTACTATCTAATACAAACAGAACGACACTTGCGACTTAAAGGAAGCTGAATATTGATATTAGCAGTTATGATTACTTACAGTGTCAATTAGGTCTCTTGGAGTCGGAAGGACAGCTCCAGTATGATAATAGTCTATCCCAAGCCCACCTCCAATGTTCAAGTAATCTATTTCAAAACCTTGGGATCGGATCTCATCTATGTAGTTCACCATCAAAACTGCTGCGTCCCTAAAAATGTCTACCTGGAGAATCAGTTAACTCACAAATTACAACATATTAATCCCAACATTTACAAAACAGAGACCCAAGGAGAAAATAACTGTAGATAGGGCTTGCTTTCACGGATAGCATTGCATACAAACCACGATATTTCAAAGGgaaaaatagatataattatatcatagACTAAAAATAGTTAGAAAATGCAAGCTTTGCAATGGACAAAAGGCAAAGGAACCTTTGTAATAGTAGAACCAAGATGACAATGGGCCCCGACAAGCTTCAGTTCGTTGGGGTGTGACTTCACAGCATCTAAAAACCACTGCAACTTCTCATTTCTGATACCAAACTTGGAGTTCTTGTTTCCCGTTGCAACATAAGGATGGACCTATAACACACAATCAGCATATGTTAATCCTAGGTACACAAACAGCAGTATAAGCTACAACTTTTCcatgcaaaataataaaagaggaaaagaaaGCTTTACGTAAGTAAATAAGTAATGCATCACAACTGAAGATTAAGTAAGCTAAAATTACATGATTGTTCTGATTATTTGCATAGACAACCAAAATCACATCTCATGAGTCACGTCAGATTATAAGAGAAACAACTACTAGGTCTAGGTATGGAATCAAGTTTAAAGCATCAAATCTTGATCATGTGGGATGTAACAAGTCGACGATGATCTAGGTCGAGCAGTCAAATTTAAGATCTATAGTAATTCTTCATGAGAGAGATACAGTGATAGTGAGGATCTGGATGGCGAATGAAAccttaatattaaatattaatgaaagATATAAATGGTAGTGAGGTAATCTGCAACAGAAACTTAGATCCAaccatcaataaaattatcatgCCATTACTCTTTTTACAATTTACATATTCTTattcttatccataaaaaaggGAAGTAACTTTgataatcaagcaaaaactcAAATGAACACATCGATTTTAAGCAACACTTGCAAGGTTATATTCACTACTAGATGTCCAAGCATCTGAATACCTGAGGATCAACATCCGGATTGATGCGCAGGAGCACATTAACCTTCTTCCCAGAAATTCTTGCAGCAGCCACTATATTCTCCAAATCAAATTCACTGTCAATGTTCACGAAAACACCTGCTTCGGCAGCCAAGACTAGATCCTCCAAGATCTTTCCGTTCCCATTAAATACGCACCTGCACGACAAAGGAATGTATGCTCTAAAACTAGGTAGAACGACGAACTAAACAATACTATAAGCAGCACAAACGAATTAACCTCTGCTCTTATTCTTTTGATACATAAAGGTATCGAAAATTATACATTTAGGAAGAGAAATGTGTGTTTAGTAAGCATCGGTAGGTATTCACTCTATTTGCAAATAACGGGCAAATCCAAAGCTCTAAAGCAAAGGAACAAACTGAAACATAAACCCTAATCAGATTAATGATTTCAAATGCATTCAGATCAAAGCTCATCTATTTAAActgaattgaagaataaaTCGATAAGAAAATGATGGAACGACGACGAAACTTGACATTGTATATACCTGGTAGGATCAAAGCCAGCTTGGAGCGCCAGCCTAAGCTCATTTCCACTAACCAAAACAGCTCCACACCCCAAGCTCTGCAAAAGCTCCAAGATTTTGAGATTATTATTGGCCTTAATCGCGTAGCCGATGATGGAATTCAAGCCCTCCAACGCTTCTTTGTAGGCCTCGACATTCCGCTTAATCTGCGGCTTGCTGTACAAGTAGAATGGCCTTTTCTCGGCGACTTCCATGACTTGTTCGACCTTAACCCCTTCGCAGTACAGGAATCCATCGCCCGATTTCCTAAAACAGTGCTCCAATTTGTGGGTTTTGGGCTCCGGCGTAGACAGGACTGCCCTGGGAGGGCGGGCTCTGATAGACGCTGAAAGGGGCTTCAATTTGAAGGGGGAGATGAGGCTTGCGGCGAGGGGGGTTGAAAAGAGCTTGAGGTGTTTGGTGTGCGGAAGTGTTGGGGGCTGTGAGAGGAGGTTCGAGGCCGCCATTGTCGCGAGAGTTTTGGAAGTGAGAGTCTACGTTATTACATTTACAGAGATGGGGTTTCGAGTTTCAATCACCAAATTCTAGGTTTAACTCTAGCTCAACATTCAAATTAAACCAATCAATTGATTTGAGTAacatttaaatcatttttagtttatttctgTTTATCcaataactttaaaaaagtaattaaataatttttatatatttttttattatctcatataattaaattttaaagaaatttgttatttaaatcatatttCTTGGTAACTTAATTTTGGCATCGTTCGATAttataataatcaattttatgattattgttTAATTGGTGAGGATATAATGACAAAAAGTACGAAAGTCATgttaaattttactaaaatttgaattccattGGATGATTGAGAAATGTACacaaaattgtgatttaataaacaaatttttataagttatgggATTGACAAATAGTCaaccaaaaattatactactcatttaaatactccctccgtctcatataattttatacaatttgacttggcacgaattttaagaaatgtaatagaaagtgagttgaaaaagttggcgGAATGTGAGCCCTACTTTTAaagaattgattttataataaaatgtgagtagaaatgagttagtggaatatgaggtccactactaaaaatggtaaaaatgaaatgggtaaaattatatgggacggactaaaatggaaaactagataaaattatgtgggacgaagggaatagcaattttcctttaaatcatgaaaattaatctctttctatttttttcctcttattttatcaaatttgtattaaaaatttgcCATCCACCAAGATTATACAAAAGgtacatataaaaaattggtattcatttttttccactAACCcctagtaaaaaaaaattaacaactaGTTTGCAAACTCAATTGTCgacaaattttggtatttcaaCGTGGACTTTTATTATCGAACATTTTTATGTTCACAGTGGAGTAAGGTACAATAGTAGTACTCTTTTTGGGTAAATGTCAGTATGTcgagtttttctttttagtttgtcttataaaaaatgttatattttatctttttaaaaatgttttttttcatattaatatataaaaatatattctctctttatataacacacaaaataacattacatatatattgtgcCATTAaataagtgtgacatctattatggaacGGGAGATGTATTTAATTGTATCCCTCTGATACATATTGTAcatatagtttattttaatacatcaACTTTCAACAATAAGTTTATTGGACTTTGGCAGAGGAGGGTAGTCAACATATTTAAccttatactccttccgtctcaaGGTAGTCGAgtcgtatttttttttggttattccaagatagttgaatcatttcattttctcataaaaattttatcatctccatactttactctcttttcctctctctctctctctatcaatttcttaaatcgtGTGCCCAAAATAAATGTCTGAACTACCTTGGAacaaaatgagtataataaaGAGTTGAAAAATGTATAGTAATCCATAAGATAATGTAGTATCTGAATCGTGGCTGACACAGAGAAATGCGAAGTGGTGATTGTTCTAAATATTAGTGGAGCACAATTATCCACCTCGACAAACCTAAAACTTAGAAATTTTCCAAGTTATATGTAAACCGAgttcatttttccttttttagaagCATGAACTTAATGTACTATGGTGTATTGATTAGCTTAGTTGGTTTCATGTTTTCTATCTGATTAATTGAGGTTTGAGTCACCATGGTCATAAATATTTAAGGCACACGAAGTATAGTGGTGTTCAGAGAGGGTGTAAGGCGCCCAAAGCACAACGATGAACTATAACGTGTTTGAAAGACTTGTTGGCTACGACAATAATGACTAATCAAATATAGgatgtagtagtatttatcttAGAGTATAAAGGAGAGGGAAGGCTGGCCATGAATAACAGGGAAAAAAAACTTTGATAGTATATAAATTGGAAGATACAAAAGATAATCCTCTTGCGAGGTCACTCATCTCACGAGGCTCTACGGTGTAATACCGTCATTTTACTAAATTCAAGACTTTGACCTCTTCCCAAATCTATAGGTACTTATTTATAGGACTCTCGAAGTGACATTATAGGCATATATACTTCTAATATTTAAGAATAAGACTTTTAGACTtctaataattaaagaatggACTTCTAACTTTCCAACTTCTTGATGCGTATCAATTTCCAATGGCAAGACAATAGGGATGTGACATGTTGTGAATGAGATGAAAGATTACCCTTGTGTGAGTAGGTAGAAGAGGaataatttattctatattaaataatatttgatttataaataaataaatagcttatgttttttaaattgataacgTTCATAAGCCCTGATCAGTCCCCACACTCCCTCCATCAATGGTCCGacattaaaattattagaatACAATGAACTAAATATGAACTACTGTTGTTCATATTTTCCATGCATTTATCAGAATGACTTACTTCCTACGCTTCCTCccacatatacacacacactcacgTACAGGCGAAGACCTTATCCAATTGTAGTAgctaataaatttacaattagATTTCCTCTGAAAGGAGGTCGgattgaagaaaatatatcgatggatattttatgaattatttgaCTATGAACGTACAGATCAATTCGAACTACATAAATACTGTggtgattatatttatgaaatactatataatatcAGATGATAATAAATGTAATGGAGACAAATGACTAATTATGGACAATCATTGTTTTTATGcggaattgaaaaaataatgggGGACCTTTGACTCATAATAAGGTAAGTTATGATGAGGGAGATGAAGACGATATTAATGTCctcatttttacattttattagcGGTCCTCCATGTTTTTTGGGCACTTGTATATTAGGTTCCCTCTTTTCCATCACTCCTTATtatctatttctctctcttctctcaaaAACAGTGTCTGGAGTTGAAATCTTTCTCATATTCTTGGTGGGTACAGTTTATCTTCTCGCCGAAGGTATGTATACATATTGTATTCATCAGTTTTAATTGATGTAATGCATAATGTTTGTGTTATTTTGAAAATGCACTTGGTTTGCAATGGTATATTAGTAAATGAATTACCTTTTTTTTGACATAATTTTTGGGTGAATGAAAGATATTCTGGTTGTGTTTTTATGTTAATCTATTTGGAAAATCGCAGATAAACTGCACGTTCGTGATCGTTGATGTTAACTGATCAATCTTAGGAACTGTAGTCATGAGTGGCAACATTCCTAACGTTGTTGAACGCCCATTCAGGCCAAGTGAGTCCCAATTCTTGCTTAcatgtatttaaattgaattttgtaaaCGAAGCAGAAGTTACTTTAATTTAGGCTTGTCTGCAGCTAAAGAACTAtatttatgttgatattgaaGATGGTAAGAAAATCTGATGAATAGATGAAACATAAATTGTGACAATGTTggtaaattgttttttttttaattcttaaattatgATGAAGGATGTTGGTGGGCGTGGTTGGCTGGTGATGTAAGTGTTATGTTGCAGGTCttgagaaaattgaaacaGATATAGCGGAGGATGAGAGTAAAAAGAAACATGGGTCTTTTAAGAAGGCGGCAATCAGCGCCTCTTCCAAATTTAGGCACTCAATAGCTAGAAAGGGTCGTCGTAACAGCAAAGTTATGTCTGTTGATTTTGAGGACGAGCGTGATGCTGAGGAGTTGCAAGCTGTAGACGTCTTGCGTCAGGTTCTCATCTTGGAAGAATTGCTCCCTGCTAAACACGATGATTATCATATGTTGCTTAGGTAACTTCATCACTTCTCGTCTCAATTGAAGAGCTACTAATCattaatcatgaaatttgatttggtGAAACAGGTTTTTGAAGGCTAGGAAATTCGATATTGAGAAAACAAAGCAAATGTGGGCTGACATGATTCAATGGAGGAAAGACTTTGGTTCTGACAACATTATGGAGGTACCGACGTACTGTAATTAGATATGAAGATACCTCAATCTTAGATTTCTAAATGATGATATTGTGCAGGAATTTGAGTTTAAGGAGAGGGATGAGGTTGTTAAATACTATCCACAAGGGCATCATGGTGTTGATAAAGATGGAAGACCCGTTTACATTGAGAAGCTCGGTCAAGTTGATTCGACCAAGCTCCTGCAAGTTACCTCATTGGATCGCTATCTCAAATACCATGTTCAGGAGTTTGAGAGGACCTTCATTGATAAGTTCCCAGCATGCTCCATCGCAGCCAAAAAACACATTGATCAGAGCACAACCATATTAGATGTTCAAGGAGTGGTATGTAAGGGAATCCTTCGTAACGAAATTTCTTGATATGAGTGgaaagagaattatcacatATAACTAACTTTCTGCAATATATCAAGcctttaaaactaaaatatatgaTGTTGTTCAATTTATGAACAATAAGAAATATAAGATGTGTGTGACGATTATTGATCTATAATGAGAAAGACATTCGAAATGATTTTTGAATTCTCACAAGAGTCGATCTTTGGTTTTAGGGACTAAAAAGTTTTAATAAGTCTGCTAGGGAACTCATTCAGACCCTTCAAAGCGTTGATGGTAATAACTACCCTGAggtattcctttttttcttcactggctcatttcttttcattttcctgTAGTTTATTTTAGTATGAAATTAAACTTGTTCCTTTCTTTCAGACTCTATGTCGCATGTACATAATCAACGCAGGATCTGGATTCAGGCTATTGTGGAGTACAGTTAAATCGTTCCTCGATCCGAAAACCACATCTAAGATCCATGTGAGTTGAATTAATCAACATCTCTTTGGTACAACATCAAACATCATGCATGTTCTTCTAACCAAttattgtgttttgtttaaCTAGGTTTTGGGTAACAAATATCAAAGCAAGCTTCTTGAGATCATTGACGCGAGGTACAATTACCTCAATGTTTTGAACCATAATGAAGTTTTGTTTTACATCAAAGGAAGCTTATTGGAATCAATTTTTCAAGagttcaattataatatttgatgaTTGGTTGTATCAGTGAGTTGCCAGAGTTCTTGGGTGGAACTTGCACTTGTGAAGATAAAGGTGGTTGCATG harbors:
- the LOC125224097 gene encoding diaminopimelate decarboxylase 1, chloroplastic-like; the protein is MAASNLLSQPPTLPHTKHLKLFSTPLAASLISPFKLKPLSASIRARPPRAVLSTPEPKTHKLEHCFRKSGDGFLYCEGVKVEQVMEVAEKRPFYLYSKPQIKRNVEAYKEALEGLNSIIGYAIKANNNLKILELLQSLGCGAVLVSGNELRLALQAGFDPTRCVFNGNGKILEDLVLAAEAGVFVNIDSEFDLENIVAAARISGKKVNVLLRINPDVDPQVHPYVATGNKNSKFGIRNEKLQWFLDAVKSHPNELKLVGAHCHLGSTITKVDIFRDAAVLMVNYIDEIRSQGFEIDYLNIGGGLGIDYYHTGAVLPTPRDLIDTVRELVLSRNLNLIIEPGRSLIANTCCFVNRVTGVKTNGTKNFVVIDGSMAELIRPSLYGAYQHIELVSPSPPNAEVSTFDIVGPVCESADFLGKDRELPTPTKGAGLVVHDAGAYCMSMASTYNLKMRPPEYWVEEDGSVSKIRHGETFEDHLRLFEGL
- the LOC125223108 gene encoding phosphatidylinositol/phosphatidylcholine transfer protein SFH12-like isoform X2, translated to MSGNIPNVVERPFRPSLEKIETDIAEDESKKKHGSFKKAAISASSKFRHSIARKGRRNSKVMSVDFEDERDAEELQAVDVLRQVLILEELLPAKHDDYHMLLRFLKARKFDIEKTKQMWADMIQWRKDFGSDNIMEEFEFKERDEVVKYYPQGHHGVDKDGRPVYIEKLGQVDSTKLLQVTSLDRYLKYHVQEFERTFIDKFPACSIAAKKHIDQSTTILDVQGVGLKSFNKSARELIQTLQSVDGNNYPETLCRMYIINAGSGFRLLWSTVKSFLDPKTTSKIHVLGNKYQSKLLEIIDASELPEFLGGTCTCEDKGGCMVSDKGPWNDPDIIKMVRNNEHKCTNKTVLSPVNESPRADYDDTTHSHISHVHEEVTQRPLSAFETVKDMPMNDKPVTTIVQKTEKQINFAKGCFPAKHSLKPSEIISNHILNGVMTIVMGVVTMVRMTRTMPKRLTNATLYSSSIYSDSDSNSPRETISNEDYIIMMKRMNELEEKVIILSKRSTTMPPEKEEMLNNSLQRIDMLEQELSTTKKTLEDALVREEELVAFIEKQKKKKKRFFAF
- the LOC125223108 gene encoding phosphatidylinositol/phosphatidylcholine transfer protein SFH12-like isoform X1, which encodes MSGNIPNVVERPFRPSLEKIETDIAEDESKKKHGSFKKAAISASSKFRHSIARKGRRNSKVMSVDFEDERDAEELQAVDVLRQVLILEELLPAKHDDYHMLLRFLKARKFDIEKTKQMWADMIQWRKDFGSDNIMEEFEFKERDEVVKYYPQGHHGVDKDGRPVYIEKLGQVDSTKLLQVTSLDRYLKYHVQEFERTFIDKFPACSIAAKKHIDQSTTILDVQGVGLKSFNKSARELIQTLQSVDGNNYPETLCRMYIINAGSGFRLLWSTVKSFLDPKTTSKIHVLGNKYQSKLLEIIDASELPEFLGGTCTCEDKGGCMVSDKGPWNDPDIIKMVRNNEHKCTNKTVLSPVNESPRADYDDTTHSHISHVHEEVTQRPLSAFETVKDMPMNDKPVTTIVQKTEKQINFAKAASAGCFPAKHSLKPSEIISNHILNGVMTIVMGVVTMVRMTRTMPKRLTNATLYSSSIYSDSDSNSPRETISNEDYIIMMKRMNELEEKVIILSKRSTTMPPEKEEMLNNSLQRIDMLEQELSTTKKTLEDALVREEELVAFIEKQKKKKKRFFAF
- the LOC125223108 gene encoding phosphatidylinositol/phosphatidylcholine transfer protein SFH3-like isoform X3 — translated: MSGNIPNVVERPFRPSLEKIETDIAEDESKKKHGSFKKAAISASSKFRHSIARKGRRNSKVMSVDFEDERDAEELQAVDVLRQVLILEELLPAKHDDYHMLLRFLKARKFDIEKTKQMWADMIQWRKDFGSDNIMEEFEFKERDEVVKYYPQGHHGVDKDGRPVYIEKLGQVDSTKLLQVTSLDRYLKYHVQEFERTFIDKFPACSIAAKKHIDQSTTILDVQGVGLKSFNKSARELIQTLQSVDGNNYPETLCRMYIINAGSGFRLLWSTVKSFLDPKTTSKIHVLGNKYQSKLLEIIDASELPEFLGGTCTCEDKGGCMVSDKGPWNDPDIIKMVRNNEHKCTNKTVLSPVNESPRADYDDTTHSHISHVHEEVTQRPLSAFETVKDMPMNDKPVTTIVQKTEKQINFAKGKPSQTRITLS